In Rhizobium sp. ARZ01, a genomic segment contains:
- a CDS encoding adenylate/guanylate cyclase domain-containing protein — protein MSTASAMKNTGHSRASICRGCWDQMRVPIPIRGPLALPFRAFGIGRSKMNPNICTICERSFRYVKKKRHITARATILFADIRGFTALSERVETVRLSECVSLFQDRCAQAIWAHDGIVNKQMGDGLMAIFNFPIEIKDHASAAIMAALDIQQYCTAALRSLSSDLGALPGNAFGVGVGIHTGDVEIGEFSSFRSDFTAIGGAVNLAARLESQAQAGEVLMSLETATLAGELAKGAETRLLQLKGIEQPVQATVLISIDA, from the coding sequence ATGAGTACAGCCTCTGCCATGAAGAACACGGGGCACAGCCGCGCCAGCATCTGCCGGGGCTGCTGGGATCAGATGCGCGTGCCGATCCCGATCCGTGGCCCGCTTGCGCTTCCGTTCCGGGCTTTCGGCATCGGCCGCAGCAAGATGAACCCGAACATCTGCACGATCTGCGAGCGCTCCTTTCGGTACGTCAAGAAGAAGCGCCACATCACCGCGAGAGCGACCATCCTGTTTGCGGATATCAGAGGGTTCACCGCATTGTCGGAGCGGGTCGAGACGGTGAGGCTGAGTGAATGCGTCAGCCTGTTCCAGGATCGCTGCGCGCAGGCAATCTGGGCGCATGACGGCATCGTCAACAAGCAGATGGGCGACGGCCTGATGGCGATCTTCAATTTTCCGATCGAGATAAAGGACCACGCCAGTGCAGCGATCATGGCGGCGCTGGACATACAGCAATACTGTACGGCAGCACTCCGCAGCTTGAGTTCGGATCTTGGAGCATTGCCCGGCAATGCGTTTGGCGTCGGCGTCGGCATCCACACCGGCGATGTCGAGATCGGCGAGTTTTCAAGCTTTCGCTCTGATTTCACCGCCATTGGCGGTGCGGTCAACCTGGCAGCAAGGCTGGAATCGCAGGCCCAGGCGGGCGAGGTCCTGATGTCACTCGAGACGGCGACACTAGCCGGGGAACTGGCGAAAGGGGCCGAAACGCGCCTGCTGCAGCTCAAGGGTATCGAGCAACCGGTACAGGCAACAGTGCTCATAAGCATTGACGCGTAA
- a CDS encoding TRAP transporter small permease subunit — MRALLGLSRLIDLITEKIGKAVSWLILLAVLVSAGNAVVRKVFNVSSNAWLEAQWYLFGGAFMLAAAYTLAQNEHIRIDVIYSKFSRRTQHWIDLFGHCVFLMPFVLLMIYYFIPYVGMSLRSGEVSSSAGGLILWPAKAILLAGFLLLGAQGISEIIKKIAIIRGDMDDPAPYVPTHQALDEELTEETRA, encoded by the coding sequence ATGCGAGCATTGCTTGGACTAAGCCGATTGATCGACTTAATTACCGAGAAGATCGGCAAGGCCGTTTCCTGGCTGATCCTTCTCGCCGTGCTTGTCAGCGCCGGAAACGCGGTCGTCAGAAAGGTCTTCAACGTCTCGTCCAACGCCTGGCTGGAGGCGCAGTGGTACCTGTTCGGCGGCGCGTTCATGCTCGCGGCCGCCTACACGCTGGCGCAGAACGAGCACATCCGAATCGATGTCATCTACAGCAAGTTTTCACGGCGCACGCAGCACTGGATCGACCTGTTCGGCCACTGCGTCTTCCTGATGCCGTTCGTTCTCCTGATGATCTACTACTTCATCCCTTACGTCGGAATGTCCCTCCGGTCGGGCGAAGTGTCCTCCAGCGCCGGCGGCCTGATTCTGTGGCCGGCCAAGGCGATCCTGCTCGCGGGCTTCCTGCTCTTGGGCGCCCAAGGCATATCCGAGATCATCAAGAAGATCGCCATCATCCGCGGCGACATGGATGATCCGGCGCCCTATGTGCCAACCCACCAGGCCCTGGACGAGGAACTTACCGAGGAGACGCGCGCATGA
- a CDS encoding TRAP transporter large permease subunit has translation MIEFIAENLAPIMFVSLIVFLLLGYPVAFSLAANGLMFFIIGVELAPLSDSINLSWPLLNALPDRFWGVMSNETLLAIPFFTFMGIVLEKSGMAEDLLDTIGQLFGPIRGGLAYAVIFVGALLAATTGVVAASVIAMGLISLPIMLRYGYDRSLASGVIAASGTLAQIIPPSLVLIVLADQLGRSVGDMYAGALIPGLVLTALYAGYILIMSIVRPKSMPALPLEARTLGSGVTSLAIALAVAAGIAYGAHVYLYPTHGENADILGGTVGIIFIYVVALLDKNLKINAMSRLAQQVIIVLIPPLALIFLVLGTIFLGIATPTEGGAMGAVGALIMAAAKGRLNLDVIRLALASTTRLSSFVMFILIGARVFSLTFYGVNGHLWVEHLLVSMPGGETGFLIAVNILVFFLAFFLDFFELAFIIVPLLAPAADKLGIDLIWFGVLLGINMQTSFMHPPFGFALFFLRSVAAKVPYIDKITGKTIAPVTTGQIYWGAVPFVCIQIVMVALTILFPQMVMHYKGSGAVVDPSTIKIEVPGFGGQGGGLGLPDSGGGLGLPGGLQLPGGSPLDQPPAAGGGTGQPQQPPANDLSQPPSFNQGGGTQPAKPPANDLSQPPSFN, from the coding sequence ATGATCGAGTTCATCGCCGAAAACCTTGCGCCGATCATGTTCGTGTCGCTGATCGTGTTCCTGCTTCTGGGATACCCGGTCGCCTTCTCGCTGGCCGCAAACGGTCTAATGTTCTTCATCATCGGCGTCGAACTCGCGCCGTTGTCGGATTCGATCAACCTCTCCTGGCCGTTGCTCAACGCGCTGCCGGACCGGTTCTGGGGGGTGATGTCGAACGAGACGCTGCTCGCCATTCCTTTCTTCACATTCATGGGGATCGTGCTGGAGAAATCCGGCATGGCCGAAGACCTGCTCGACACGATCGGCCAGCTTTTCGGTCCGATCCGTGGCGGTCTCGCCTATGCGGTCATCTTCGTCGGTGCGCTGCTAGCGGCCACCACCGGCGTCGTTGCCGCCTCGGTCATCGCCATGGGCCTGATCTCGCTGCCGATCATGCTGCGCTACGGCTATGACCGCAGCCTCGCATCCGGCGTTATCGCGGCCTCCGGCACCTTGGCCCAGATCATTCCGCCGTCGCTCGTCCTGATCGTACTTGCCGACCAGCTCGGCCGTTCGGTCGGCGACATGTATGCCGGCGCCCTGATCCCGGGCCTGGTGCTAACGGCGCTCTATGCCGGATACATCCTGATCATGTCGATCGTCAGGCCGAAGTCGATGCCGGCGCTGCCGCTCGAAGCCCGTACCCTCGGCTCCGGTGTGACTTCGCTTGCGATCGCGCTCGCGGTGGCGGCGGGTATCGCCTATGGCGCGCATGTCTATCTGTACCCGACGCATGGCGAGAACGCCGACATCCTCGGCGGAACCGTCGGGATCATCTTCATCTATGTCGTCGCTCTGCTCGACAAGAACCTGAAGATTAATGCGATGTCGCGGCTCGCCCAGCAGGTCATCATCGTGCTGATCCCGCCGCTGGCGCTGATCTTCCTCGTGCTCGGCACGATCTTCCTCGGCATTGCAACGCCGACGGAAGGTGGTGCGATGGGAGCGGTCGGAGCGCTCATCATGGCGGCCGCGAAGGGCCGGCTGAATCTCGACGTGATCCGCCTGGCGCTCGCCTCGACGACGCGGCTTTCGTCGTTCGTAATGTTCATCCTGATCGGCGCGCGCGTCTTCTCGCTGACCTTCTACGGCGTCAACGGCCACCTGTGGGTCGAGCACCTGCTGGTCTCCATGCCGGGCGGTGAAACGGGCTTCCTGATCGCGGTGAACATCCTGGTGTTCTTCCTGGCGTTCTTCCTCGATTTCTTCGAGCTCGCCTTCATCATCGTGCCGCTGCTTGCCCCTGCAGCCGACAAGCTGGGCATCGACCTGATCTGGTTTGGCGTCCTGCTTGGCATCAACATGCAGACGAGCTTCATGCATCCGCCGTTCGGCTTCGCGCTGTTCTTCCTGCGCTCGGTGGCGGCCAAGGTTCCCTACATCGACAAGATCACCGGCAAGACGATCGCGCCGGTGACGACGGGCCAGATCTATTGGGGCGCAGTACCCTTCGTGTGCATCCAGATCGTGATGGTGGCACTGACCATCCTGTTCCCCCAGATGGTCATGCACTACAAGGGCTCGGGCGCCGTCGTCGATCCGTCGACGATAAAGATCGAGGTGCCCGGGTTCGGCGGGCAGGGTGGAGGCCTCGGCTTGCCAGACAGCGGTGGCGGTCTCGGACTTCCCGGCGGTTTGCAGCTTCCGGGCGGCAGCCCGCTCGACCAGCCGCCTGCCGCTGGTGGCGGAACGGGCCAACCGCAACAGCCGCCTGCGAACGACCTGAGCCAGCCGCCATCGTTCAATCAGGGCGGCGGCACCCAGCCTGCGAAACCGCCGGCGAACGATCTCAGCCAGCCACCTTCGTTCAATTGA
- a CDS encoding ABC-F family ATP-binding cassette domain-containing protein encodes MITISGLSARIAGRLLIDNASVSLPSGTKAGLVGRNGAGKSTLFRVITGDLASEAGTVSLPKNARIGQVAQEAPGTDEPLIEIVLAADKERAALLKEAVTATDPHRIAEIQTRLADIGAHAAEARAASILAGLGFDHEAQKRPAKSFSGGWRMRVALAAVLFAEPDLLLLDEPTNYLDLEGTLWLEEYVRRYPHTVLIISHDRDLLNTAVNSIVHLDQKKLTFYRGGYDQFERQKAEADELQMKAKAKNEAARKHLQSFIDRFKAKATKARQAQSRVKALERMGTVAAVIEDHVQGFTFPEPEKQPASPIVAISGGAVGYETGKPILKRMNLRIDNDDRIALLGSNGNGKSTFAKFISGKLAAESGEVKTAPGLKIGFFAQHQLDDLVPTQSAVEHVRRRMLDAPEAKVRSRVAQMGLATEKMDTPAKDLSGGEKARLLMGLAAFDAPNLLILDEPTNHLDIDSRRALIEALNDYPGAVILISHDRHLIEATVDRLWLVKDGTVTSFDGDLEEYRTQIVGGPKPKEDKARPVLTDEGLSKADQRKANADRRASLAPLRKKINEIESLTAKLEKQIQVLDADLADPALYEKAPAKAAQKAKDRADATAKLSAAEEQWLELSSEYEEAMAN; translated from the coding sequence ATGATCACCATTTCCGGCCTCTCCGCCCGCATCGCCGGGCGCCTGCTCATCGACAACGCCTCCGTTTCGCTGCCATCCGGCACGAAGGCGGGGCTCGTCGGTCGCAACGGCGCTGGCAAGTCCACCCTCTTCCGCGTCATCACCGGCGATCTCGCCTCCGAGGCCGGAACCGTCTCGCTGCCAAAGAATGCGCGGATCGGTCAGGTTGCCCAGGAAGCGCCCGGTACCGACGAGCCGCTAATCGAGATCGTGCTTGCGGCCGACAAGGAACGCGCTGCCCTTCTGAAGGAGGCCGTGACCGCCACCGACCCGCACCGGATCGCCGAGATCCAGACGCGGCTTGCCGATATCGGCGCGCATGCGGCAGAAGCCCGGGCGGCAAGCATCCTCGCCGGCCTCGGCTTCGACCACGAGGCGCAGAAGCGGCCGGCCAAGAGTTTTTCGGGCGGCTGGCGCATGCGCGTGGCGCTGGCGGCGGTCCTGTTCGCAGAACCCGACCTCCTGCTCCTCGACGAGCCGACCAACTATCTCGATCTCGAAGGCACACTGTGGCTGGAAGAGTACGTGCGGCGCTATCCGCACACCGTCCTCATCATCAGCCATGACCGCGACCTTTTGAACACCGCGGTCAATTCGATCGTCCACCTCGACCAGAAGAAGCTGACCTTCTATCGCGGCGGCTACGACCAGTTCGAGCGGCAAAAGGCCGAGGCCGACGAGCTGCAAATGAAGGCCAAGGCCAAGAACGAGGCGGCGCGAAAGCACCTGCAGAGCTTCATCGACCGCTTCAAGGCAAAGGCGACGAAGGCGCGCCAGGCGCAGAGCCGCGTGAAAGCACTGGAGCGCATGGGCACGGTCGCTGCCGTGATCGAGGATCACGTGCAGGGCTTCACCTTCCCCGAACCGGAAAAGCAACCGGCCTCCCCAATCGTCGCCATCAGCGGCGGCGCAGTCGGCTATGAGACTGGCAAGCCGATCCTGAAGCGGATGAACCTGCGCATCGACAACGATGATCGCATCGCGTTGCTAGGCTCGAACGGCAACGGCAAGTCGACCTTCGCAAAATTCATCTCGGGCAAGCTTGCCGCCGAGAGCGGCGAAGTGAAGACGGCACCGGGCCTGAAGATCGGCTTCTTCGCCCAGCACCAGCTGGACGACCTCGTTCCGACGCAGAGCGCGGTGGAGCACGTGCGCCGGCGGATGTTGGACGCGCCGGAAGCGAAGGTGCGCTCCCGCGTGGCCCAGATGGGGCTTGCGACCGAAAAGATGGACACGCCCGCCAAGGACCTTTCCGGCGGCGAGAAGGCGCGGCTGCTGATGGGCCTTGCAGCCTTTGACGCACCGAACCTTCTCATCCTCGACGAACCGACCAACCACCTCGACATCGACAGCCGGCGCGCGCTGATCGAGGCTCTCAACGACTATCCCGGCGCCGTCATCCTGATCTCACACGACCGCCACCTGATCGAGGCGACGGTCGACCGGCTGTGGCTGGTGAAGGACGGGACGGTGACAAGTTTCGACGGTGACCTTGAGGAGTACCGCACGCAGATCGTCGGTGGTCCGAAGCCGAAAGAAGACAAGGCGCGGCCGGTCCTGACCGATGAGGGTCTCTCCAAGGCCGACCAGCGTAAGGCCAATGCCGACAGGCGCGCCTCGCTCGCGCCCTTGCGGAAAAAGATCAATGAAATCGAGTCCCTGACGGCAAAGCTGGAGAAACAGATTCAGGTACTCGATGCGGATCTTGCGGATCCCGCGCTCTACGAGAAGGCGCCGGCGAAGGCCGCTCAGAAGGCCAAGGACCGCGCCGACGCGACCGCAAAGCTTTCGGCCGCCGAAGAACAGTGGCTGGAACTGTCGTCGGAGTATGAAGAGGCGATGGCAAACTGA
- a CDS encoding TRAP transporter substrate-binding protein: MDRRSFMKKAGVAGAGAAASAVLAAPALAQSSPKINWRLASSFPKSLDTIYGGGETLAKYLSEATDGNFQIQVFAAGEIVPGLQAADAAAAGTVEACHTVGYYYWGKDPVWALGSAVPFALNARGMNAWQYHGGGIELYNEFLATQGLVGLPCGNTGVQMGGWFRKEIKTVADLQGLKMRIGGFAGKVVERLGVVPQQIAGGDIYPALEKGTIDAAEWTTPYDDEKLGFYKVAPYYYYPGFWEGGPTVHAMFNKAAFEALPANYQSLLRTACQATDANMLQKYDWLNPPAIKRLVAAGAKLAPFSQEILSACFDKSNEVYAEMEAANPTFKKIWESIKAFRGEYYLNAQIAEYNYDTFMMIQQRSEKL, from the coding sequence ATGGATCGTCGTTCATTTATGAAGAAGGCCGGGGTCGCCGGTGCAGGTGCTGCGGCATCCGCCGTGCTTGCCGCACCGGCGCTCGCCCAGAGCAGCCCGAAGATCAACTGGCGCCTCGCCTCGTCGTTCCCGAAGTCGCTCGACACGATCTACGGCGGTGGCGAAACGCTGGCGAAGTACCTCTCCGAAGCGACCGACGGCAATTTCCAGATCCAGGTGTTCGCCGCTGGCGAAATCGTCCCGGGCCTGCAGGCAGCCGACGCTGCCGCAGCCGGCACGGTCGAAGCCTGCCACACGGTCGGCTACTACTACTGGGGCAAGGACCCGGTCTGGGCGCTGGGCTCTGCCGTTCCCTTCGCGCTGAACGCGCGTGGCATGAACGCGTGGCAGTATCACGGCGGCGGCATTGAGCTTTACAACGAGTTCCTCGCCACGCAGGGCCTGGTCGGCCTGCCTTGCGGCAACACCGGCGTGCAGATGGGCGGCTGGTTCCGTAAGGAAATCAAGACCGTCGCCGACCTGCAGGGCCTGAAGATGCGCATCGGGGGCTTTGCCGGCAAGGTCGTCGAACGCCTCGGCGTCGTGCCGCAGCAGATCGCCGGGGGCGACATCTACCCGGCGCTGGAAAAGGGCACGATCGACGCGGCCGAATGGACCACGCCCTATGACGACGAGAAGCTCGGCTTCTACAAGGTCGCCCCCTACTACTACTATCCGGGCTTCTGGGAAGGCGGCCCGACCGTACACGCCATGTTCAATAAGGCGGCCTTCGAAGCCCTGCCCGCGAACTACCAGTCGCTGCTGCGCACCGCCTGCCAGGCGACCGACGCGAACATGCTGCAGAAGTACGACTGGCTGAACCCTCCGGCGATCAAGCGCCTCGTCGCAGCCGGTGCGAAGCTCGCTCCGTTCAGCCAGGAAATCCTCTCGGCCTGCTTCGACAAGTCGAACGAGGTCTATGCCGAAATGGAAGCCGCAAACCCGACTTTCAAGAAGATCTGGGAATCGATCAAGGCCTTCCGTGGCGAGTACTACCTCAACGCGCAGATCGCCGAATACAACTACGACACCTTCATGATGATCCAGCAGCGGAGCGAAAAGCTCTAA
- a CDS encoding leucyl aminopeptidase yields the protein MSQKFDVNFVKALKPAGGVAVALQAPEAIGVPGEVDPAGIVAKAAEVGRFKAKALKSLDIVAPHGSPFDRILLLGLGDPAKIAAHDWLKAGGAAAAKFRDAESVSVYLDAAGVEIEGQAAADFALGMLLGAYRFDTYKTKKDEDEPRPNSKKPTKVTIVTAAAAAAKKAYAESEAVAGGVQLARDLVNEPANVLGPVEFAEKAKALEKLGVEVEILTEREMKRLGMGALLGVAQGSERPPRLAIMQWNGGKPKDRPIAFVGKGVVFDTGGISIKPAAGMEEMKGDMGGAAAVIGLMHVLAARKAKVNAVGILGLVENMPDGNAQRPGDIVTSMSGQTIEVINTDAEGRLVLCDALWYCNDRFKPQFIIDLATLTGAVMVALGSHHAGLFSNDDMLASRLTAAGLASNERVWRLPLGKEYDKMIDSKFADMKNTGGRYAGSITAAQFLQRFVKDASWAHIDIAGTAMGSPTDEINQSWGSGFGVRLLDELVRMNYES from the coding sequence ATGTCCCAGAAATTCGACGTCAATTTCGTAAAGGCCCTCAAGCCTGCCGGCGGGGTCGCTGTTGCCCTGCAGGCGCCCGAGGCTATTGGCGTGCCCGGCGAGGTGGATCCTGCGGGCATCGTCGCCAAGGCGGCCGAAGTCGGTCGCTTCAAGGCGAAGGCGCTCAAGAGCCTCGACATCGTTGCGCCGCATGGTTCGCCCTTCGATCGCATTCTTCTCCTCGGCCTCGGTGACCCGGCCAAAATCGCCGCACATGATTGGCTGAAGGCTGGCGGTGCTGCCGCCGCGAAATTCCGCGATGCAGAATCGGTGAGTGTCTATCTTGATGCGGCCGGCGTCGAGATTGAAGGACAGGCGGCCGCCGATTTCGCGCTGGGCATGCTGCTGGGAGCCTATCGCTTCGACACGTACAAGACGAAGAAGGACGAGGATGAGCCGCGGCCGAACAGCAAGAAGCCGACGAAGGTCACGATCGTGACGGCCGCTGCTGCCGCCGCCAAGAAGGCCTATGCGGAGAGCGAAGCGGTCGCCGGCGGCGTCCAGCTTGCCCGCGATCTCGTGAATGAACCGGCAAACGTCCTGGGACCGGTCGAATTCGCCGAAAAGGCCAAGGCGTTGGAAAAGCTCGGTGTCGAGGTCGAGATCTTGACCGAGCGCGAAATGAAGCGTCTCGGCATGGGGGCGCTGCTCGGCGTGGCGCAGGGATCGGAGCGTCCGCCGCGGCTCGCCATCATGCAGTGGAACGGCGGCAAGCCGAAGGACCGTCCGATCGCCTTCGTCGGCAAGGGGGTTGTGTTCGATACCGGCGGTATCTCGATCAAGCCTGCGGCCGGCATGGAGGAGATGAAGGGCGACATGGGCGGCGCTGCCGCCGTCATCGGCCTGATGCACGTGCTCGCCGCCCGCAAGGCCAAGGTGAACGCCGTTGGCATCCTCGGCCTTGTAGAAAACATGCCTGATGGCAACGCCCAGCGTCCGGGTGACATCGTCACTTCGATGTCCGGGCAGACGATCGAGGTCATCAATACCGATGCCGAGGGCCGGCTCGTGTTGTGCGACGCGCTCTGGTACTGCAACGACCGCTTCAAGCCGCAGTTCATCATCGACCTTGCCACGCTGACCGGGGCCGTCATGGTGGCGCTCGGCAGCCATCACGCCGGTCTCTTCTCCAACGACGATATGCTGGCCTCACGGCTGACGGCGGCAGGGCTGGCGTCGAACGAGCGCGTCTGGCGTCTGCCGCTCGGCAAGGAGTATGACAAGATGATCGACAGCAAGTTCGCCGACATGAAGAACACCGGCGGGCGCTATGCTGGTTCCATCACCGCCGCTCAGTTCCTGCAGCGCTTCGTCAAGGACGCATCCTGGGCGCATATCGATATCGCCGGCACCGCCATGGGCTCGCCGACGGACGAGATCAATCAGTCCTGGGGGTCCGGCTTCGGCGTGCGTCTCCTGGATGAACTGGTGCGGATGAACTACGAGAGCTGA
- a CDS encoding Gfo/Idh/MocA family oxidoreductase, which translates to MSPIHIALVGVGKIARDQHLPSIEKTPDFKLIAAASRHGTVDDIPNYKSIEDMLEAVPEIEAVSLCMPPQHRYEAAHKALSAGKHVFLEKPPGATLSEVEDLQALAAEKGLSLFASWHSRYAPAVEAAKTFLASTTMRSMKVIWKEDVRHWHPNQEWIWQAGGLGVFDPGINALSIVTHILPRPVFITKATLEFPENRDAPIAADIKFTDAAGLDLSAEFDWRQTGKQSWDIIAETDAGRMVLSEGGAKLSVDGTLKHDEPEQEYPMLYRRFAEIIKAGRSDVDIAPLRHVADAFMLGRRKFVDAFYD; encoded by the coding sequence ATGTCCCCGATCCATATCGCACTCGTCGGCGTCGGCAAGATCGCCCGCGACCAGCATCTCCCCTCCATCGAGAAGACCCCGGATTTCAAGCTGATCGCGGCCGCGAGCCGTCACGGGACCGTGGACGATATCCCCAATTACAAGTCGATCGAGGACATGCTGGAGGCGGTGCCTGAGATCGAGGCCGTTTCGCTCTGCATGCCGCCGCAACACCGCTATGAAGCCGCGCACAAGGCTCTTTCGGCCGGCAAGCACGTGTTCCTGGAAAAGCCGCCGGGCGCGACCCTGAGCGAGGTCGAGGACTTGCAGGCGCTCGCCGCCGAGAAGGGCCTGTCGCTGTTTGCCAGCTGGCACTCACGCTATGCGCCGGCCGTCGAAGCGGCGAAGACCTTCCTCGCCTCCACTACCATGCGCTCGATGAAGGTGATCTGGAAGGAGGATGTGCGCCACTGGCATCCGAACCAGGAGTGGATCTGGCAGGCCGGCGGCCTCGGCGTGTTCGATCCGGGCATCAATGCGCTGTCGATCGTCACCCACATCCTGCCGCGGCCGGTTTTCATCACGAAGGCGACGCTGGAGTTCCCGGAGAACCGCGACGCACCGATCGCGGCCGACATCAAGTTCACCGATGCCGCCGGCCTCGACCTGTCGGCCGAATTCGACTGGCGCCAGACCGGCAAGCAAAGCTGGGACATCATCGCCGAGACCGATGCGGGCCGAATGGTGCTTTCGGAGGGCGGCGCCAAGCTGTCGGTCGACGGCACACTGAAGCACGACGAACCCGAGCAGGAGTACCCGATGCTCTACAGGCGCTTCGCCGAGATCATCAAGGCGGGCCGCTCGGACGTCGATATCGCACCGCTGCGCCACGTCGCCGACGCCTTCATGCTGGGACGACGCAAGTTCGTGGATGCATTCTACGATTGA
- a CDS encoding DNA polymerase III subunit chi, whose amino-acid sequence MSEILFYHLTESKLEDALPPLLDKSLERGWRVVVQTGTVERRDALDAHLWTYREESFLPHGTDEQPNASDQPVLLTNGPDNQNSATVRFLVDGAEPPPLDAYERVIFMFDGYEQTELEAARGHWKRLKAEGHQLTYWQQNNDGRWVKKA is encoded by the coding sequence TTGAGCGAGATCCTGTTCTACCACCTGACCGAATCGAAACTGGAGGACGCCCTCCCGCCGCTGCTCGACAAGAGCCTCGAACGCGGCTGGCGGGTCGTCGTCCAGACGGGCACGGTGGAGCGGCGTGACGCACTCGACGCACATCTGTGGACCTATCGCGAAGAGAGTTTCCTGCCGCACGGCACCGATGAGCAGCCGAATGCTTCCGACCAGCCGGTGCTGCTGACGAACGGTCCTGACAATCAGAACTCCGCGACCGTCCGCTTCCTCGTCGACGGTGCCGAGCCGCCACCGCTCGACGCCTACGAGCGAGTGATCTTCATGTTCGACGGCTATGAACAGACCGAACTCGAAGCCGCCCGCGGTCACTGGAAGCGGCTGAAAGCCGAGGGGCATCAGCTGACCTATTGGCAGCAGAACAACGACGGACGCTGGGTGAAGAAGGCATAA